A single region of the Sus scrofa isolate TJ Tabasco breed Duroc chromosome 17, Sscrofa11.1, whole genome shotgun sequence genome encodes:
- the KIF3B gene encoding kinesin-like protein KIF3B yields MSKLKSSESVRVVVRCRPMNGKEKAASYDKVVDVDVKLGQVSVKNPRGVAHEMPKTFTFDAVYDWNAKQFELYDETFRPLVDSVLQGFNGTIFAYGQTGTGKTYTMEGVRGDPEKRGVIPNSFDHIFTHISRSQNQQYLVRASYLEIYQEEIRDLLSKDQTKRLELKERPDTGVYVKDLSSFVTKSVKEIEHVMNVGNQNRSVGATNMNEHSSRSHAIFVITIECSEVGLDGENHIRVGKLNLVDLAGSERQAKTGAQGERLKEATKINLSLSALGNVISALVDGKSTHIPYRDSKLTRLLQDSLGGNAKTVMVANVGPASYNVEETLTTLRYANRAKNIKNKPRVNEDPKDALLREFQEEIARLKAQLEKRSIGRRKRREKRREGGGGSGGGEEEEEEGEEGEEEGDDKDDYWREQQEKLEIEKRAIVEDHSLVAEEKMRLLKEKEKKMEDLRREKDAAEMLGAKIKAMESKLLVGGKNIVDHTNEQQKILEQKRQEIAEQKRREREIQQQMESRDEETLELKETYSSLQQEVDIKTKKLKKLFSKLQAVKAEIHDLQEEHIKERQELEQTQNELTRELKLKHLIIENFIPLEEKSKIMNRSFFDEEEDHWKLHPITRLENQQMMKRPVSAVGYKRPLSQHARMSMMIRPEARYRAENIMLLELDMPSRTTRDYEGPAIAPKVQAALDAALQDEDEIQVDASSFESTANKKSKARPKSGRKSGSSSSSSGTTASQLYPQSRGLVPK; encoded by the exons ATGTCCAAGTTGAAAAGTTCAGAGTCAGTCCGGGTGGTGGTTCGCTGTCGGCCCATGAATGGCAAGGAGAAGGCTGCTTCGTACGACAAAGTGGTGGATGTGGACGTGAAGCTGGGGCAGGTATCTGTGAAGAACCCCAGGGGAGTGGCCCATGAAATGCCCAAGACCTTCACCTTTGACGCCGTCTACGACTGGAACGCCAAGCAGTTTGAACTTTATGATGAGACGTTCCGACCGCTGGTGGACTCTGTCCTGCAGGGTTTCAATGGGACAATCTTTGCCTATGGACAGACTGGGACTGGGAAAACCTACACGATGGAAGGAGTCCGGGGCGACCCTGAAAAAAGAGGGGTCATCCCTAACTCGTTTGATCACATCTTCACCCATATCTCTCGATCCCAGAATCAACAGTACCTGGTCAGGGCTTCTTACTTAGAGATCTACCAAGAGGAGATCCGAGATCTGCTCTCAAAGGATCAGACCAAAAGACTTGAGCTCAAAGAGCGGCCTGACACTGGAGTGTACGTGAAGGACCTGTCTTCCTTTGTCACCAAGAGCGTGAAGGAAATAGAGCACGTGATGAATGTGGGGAACCAGAACCGTTCTGTTGGTGCGACCAACATGAACGAGCACAGTTCCCGTTCTCATGCAATTTTTGTCATCACCATCGAGTGCAGTGAGGTGGGCCTCGATGGAGAAAACCATATCCGGGTTGGGAAATTGAACCTTGTAGATCTTGCCGGCAGTGAACGGCAGGCCAAGACCGGTGCTCAAGGGGAAAGATTGAAGGAAGCGACCAAGATCAACCTGTCCCTTTCAGCCTTGGGTAATGTCATCTCTGCCCTGGTGGATGGCAAAAGCACACACATTCCATACCGGGACTCAAAGCTTACCAGGCTCCTCCAGGATTCTCTTGGTGGCAACGCCAAAACGGTGATGGTAGCCAATGTGGGGCCTGCCTCTTACAATGTAGAAGAGACTCTGACCACTCTGAGATATGCCAACCGTGCCAAAAACATTAAGAACAAACCAAGGGTCAACGAGGACCCTAAGGATGCCCTCCTTCGAGAATTCCAGGAAGAGATTGCTCGGCTCAAGGCCCAGCTCGAAAAACGGTCCATTGGCAGAAGGAAGAGGCGGGAGAAGCGGAGGGaaggtggtggtggcagtgggggtggggaagaggaggaggaggagggagaagagggtgaGGAAGAAGGGGACGATAAGGACGATTACTGGCGGGAACAGCAAGAGAAACTGGAGATCGAGAAGCGGGCCATTGTCGAGGACCACAGCCTGGTTGCAGAGGAGAAGATGAGGCTgctgaaggagaaggagaaaaagatggaggATCTGAGGCGAGAGAAGGATGCCGCCGAGATGCTGGGtgccaaaatcaag GCCATGGAGAGTAAGCTGCTTGTCGGAGGAAAAAATATAGTAGATCATACAAACGAACAGCAGAAAATCCTGGAGCAGAAACGGCAGGAAATTGCAGAGCAG AAACGTCGAGAAAGAGAAATCCAGCAACAGATGGAAAGCCGAGATGAGGAGACCCTGGAACTGAAAGAGAcctacagctcactgcagcaaGAGGTGGACATCAAGACCAAGAAACTCAAAAAG CTCTTCTCCAAGCTTCAGGCAGTGAAGGCAGAAATCCACGACCTCCAGGAAGAGCACATCAAGGAGCGGCAGGAGCTGGAACAGACGCAGAATGAGCTCACAAGGGAGCTGAAACTCAA GCATCTTATCATAGAAAACTTCATCCCTCtggaagagaaaagtaaaattatgaaTAGATCCTTCTTTGATGAAGAGGAAGATCATTGGAAATTACATCCTATAACCAGACTGGA GAATCAGCAGATGATGAAGCGGCCAGTCTCAGCTGTGGGATACAAGAGACCACTGAGCCAGCATGCAAGAATGTCCATGATGATTCGTCCAGAGGCACGGTACAGG GCAGAAAACATCATGCTGTTAGAGCTGGACATGCCCAGCCGGACCACCAGAGACTACGAGGGCCCTGCCATTGCCCCCAAAGTCCAGGCCGCCTTGGATGCGGCTCTGCAGGACGAAGATGAGATCCAAGTGGATGCGTCATCCTTTGAAAGCACTGCAAATAAGAAATCCAAGGCCAG